A stretch of Bos indicus x Bos taurus breed Angus x Brahman F1 hybrid chromosome 17, Bos_hybrid_MaternalHap_v2.0, whole genome shotgun sequence DNA encodes these proteins:
- the MN1 gene encoding transcriptional activator MN1 produces the protein MFGLDQFEPQINSRNAGQGERNFNEAGLSMNAHFKAPAFHAGGPPGPVDPAMSGLGEPPILGMNMEPYGFHARSHSELHAGGLQAQPVHGFFGGQQPHHGHPGGHHPHQHHPHFGGNFGGPDPGASCLHGGRLLGYGGAAGGLGSQPPFTEGYDHMAESQGPESFGPQRPGNLPDFHSSGASGHAVPAPCLPLDQSPNRAASFHGLPASGGSDSHSLEPRRVANQGAVDSLEYNYPGEPPSGHFDMFSPSDSEGQLPHYAAGRQVPGGSFPGASAMPRAAGMVGLSKMHAQQQQQQQQQQQQQQQQQQHGVFFERFGGTRKMPVGLEPGVGSRHPLMQPPQQAPPPPQQPPPQQAPPPPQQPPPQQPPPPPGLLVRQNSCPPALPRPQQGEAGTPSGGLQDGGPMLPNQHAQFEYPIHRLENRSMHPYSEPVFNMQQAPNQRLQHFDAPPYMNVAKRPRFDFPGSAGVDRCASWNGSMHNGALDNHLSPSAYSGLPGEFTPPVPDSFPSGPPLQHPAPDHPSLQQQQQQQQQQQQQRQNAALMIKQMASRNQQQRLRQPNLAQLGHPGDVGQGGLVHSGPVGGLGQPNFERDSGGAGAGRLGTFEPQAQHLAQESAWFPGPHPPPGDLLPRRMGGSGLPSDCGPHDPGLAPPPPPGGSGVLFRGSLQEPLRMPGEGHVPGLPSPGLQFGGSLASLGQLQSPGAGVGLPSAPSERRPQPPDFTAPALGGQPGFPFGAANRQATPHSGPGVNSPPSAGGGGGSTGGGGGAGGGGAYPPQPDFQPSQRTSASKLGALSLGSFNKPSSKDNLFGQSCLAALSTACQNMIASLGAPNLNVTFNKKNPPEGKRKLSQNETDGAAVAGNPGSDYFPGGTAPGAPGPGGPSGTSSSGSKASGPPNPPAQGDGTSLSPNYTLESTSGNDGKPVPGGGGRGRGRRKRDSGHVSPGTFFDKYSAASAPDSGGAPGVSPGQQQAPGAAVGGNSGEVRGAPTPHEKALTSPSWGKGAELLLGDQPDLMASLDGGAKSDSSSPHVGEFASDEVSTSYANEDEVSSSSDNPPALAKASRSPLVTGSPKLPPRGVGTGEHGPKAPPPPLGLGILSTSTSTPDSYGGGGTGHPGTPGLEQVRTPTSSGGAPPPDEIHPLEILQAQIQLQRQQFSISEDQPLGLKGGKKGECAVGASGAQNGDSELGSCCSEAVKSAMSTIDLDSLMAEHSATWYMPADKALVDGTEEDKTLAPWEKAKPQNPNSKEAHDLPANKASAPQPGSHLQCLSVHCTDDVGDAKARASVPTWRSLHSDISNRFGTFVAALT, from the coding sequence ATGTTTGGGCTGGACCAATTCGAGCCCCAGATCAACAGCAGGAACGCTGGCCAGGGCGAGAGGAACTTTAACGAGGCCGGACTAAGCATGAACGCCCACTTTAAGGCCCCGGCTTTCCACGCGGGGGGACCCCCTGGCCCCGTGGACCCTGCCATGAGCGGGCTGGGCGAACCCCCGATCTTGGGCATGAACATGGAGCCTTACGGCTTTCACGCGCGCAGCCACTCGGAGTTGCACGCGGGGGGGCTGCAGGCGCAGCCGGTGCACGGATTCTTTGGAGGCCAACAGCCGCACCACGGCCACCCGGGAGGCCACCACCCCCACCAGCATCACCCCCACTTTGGGGGCAACTTTGGCGGGCCGGATCCAGGGGCCTCGTGCCTGCACGGGGGTCGCCTGCTCGGCTACGGCGGCGCGGCCGGCGGCTTGGGCAGCCAGCCGCCCTTCACCGAGGGTTACGATCATATGGCTGAGAGCCAGGGGCCGGAGAGCTTCGGCCCGCAGCGACCCGGGAACCTGCCGGACTTCCACAGTTCGGGCGCCTCGGGCCATGCCGTGCCTGCCCCATGCTTGCCGCTGGACCAGAGCCCTAACCGAGCCGCCTCTTTCCATGGCCTGCCCGCCTCCGGTGGCTCCGATTCCCATAGTCTGGAGCCCCGGAGGGTGGCGAATCAAGGAGCCGTCGACTCGCTGGAATACAATTACCCGGGCGAGCCGCCCTCGGGACATTTCGACATGTTTTCCCCCTCTGATTCCGAGGGGCAGCTGCCTCATTATGCAGCGGGTCGTCAGGTTCCCGGGGGCTCTTTCCCGGGTGCCTCGGCCATGCCCAGAGCTGCAGGCATGGTGGGCTTGTCGAAAATGCACGcccagcaacagcaacaacaacagcagcagcagcagcagcaacagcaacagcagcagcacggCGTGTTCTTCGAGAGGTTCGGCGGGACCCGCAAGATGCCCGTGGGGCTGGAGCCTGGAGTCGGCTCCAGGCACCCGTTGATGCAGCCTCCCCAGCAGGCCCCGCCGCCCCCGCAGCAGCCGCCCCCGCAGCAGGCCCCGCCGCCCCCGCAGCAGCCGCCCCCGCAGCAGCCGCCGCCACCGCCTGGGCTTCTAGTCCGACAAAATTCGTGTCCGCCCGCGCTCCCGCGTCCCCAGCAGGGCGAGGCGGGCACGCCCAGCGGCGGCCTGCAGGACGGGGGGCCCATGCTGCCCAACCAACACGCGCAATTCGAGTACCCCATCCACCGGCTGGAGAACCGCAGCATGCACCCTTATTCCGAGCCTGTATTCAACATGCAGCAGGCGCCCAACCAGCGGCTGCAGCATTTCGACGCACCCCCCTACATGAACGTGGCCAAGAGGCCGCGCTTTGACTTCCCGGGCAGCGCGGGAGTGGATCGCTGCGCTTCGTGGAACGGCAGCATGCACAATGGCGCTCTGGACAACCACCTCTCGCCCTCTGCCTATTCCGGCCTGCCCGGCGAGTTCACGCCGCCTGTGCCCGACAGCTTCCCCTCGGGGCCACCTCTGCAGCATCCGGCCCCGGACCACCCGTCcctacagcagcagcagcagcagcagcagcagcaacagcagcaacgcCAAAACGCGGCCCTCATGATCAAGCAGATGGCGTCGCGGAATCAGCAGCAGCGGCTGCGCCAGCCCAACCTGGCTCAGCTAGGCCACCCCGGGGACGTGGGCCAGGGTGGCCTGGTACACAGCGGCCCAGTGGGCGGCTTGGGCCAGCCGAACTTTGAGCGCGATAGCGGCGGCGCGGGCGCCGGGCGCCTGGGCACGTTCGAGCCGCAGGCGCAGCACTTGGCGCAGGAGAGCGCGTGGTTCCCAGGTCCGCATCCGCCGCCCGGAGACCTGCTGCCCCGCAGGATGGGAGGTTCAGGCTTGCCCTCCGACTGCGGCCCGCACGACCCAGGACTGGCACCGCCCCCTCCGCCCGGTGGCTCGGGGGTGCTGTTCCGGGGCTCTCTGCAGGAGCCGCTGAGGATGCCCGGAGAGGGCCACGTGCCCGGGCTGCCCTCCCCTGGCCTGCAGTTCGGGGGCAGCCTGGCCAGCCTGGGCCAGCTGCAGTCGcccggggctggggtggggctgccCAGCGCTCCCTCCGAGCGCCGGCCCCAGCCACCTGATTTCACGGCGCCCGCGCTCGGGGGCCAGCCTGGCTTCCCGTTCGGCGCAGCAAACCGGCAGGCCACGCCGCACAGCGGCCCAGGCGTGAACTCGCCCCCGAGCGCGGGCGGGGGCGGTGGCAGCActggcggtggcggcggcgccGGCGGCGGGGGCGCATACCCGCCGCAGCCTGACTTCCAGCCCAGCCAGCGCACCTCGGCCAGTAAGCTGGGCGCACTCTCGCTGGGCTCCTTCAACAAGCCCAGCTCCAAGGACAACCTGTTCGGCCAGAGCTGCCTGGCTGCGCTCTCCACAGCCTGCCAGAACATGATCGCCAGCCTCGGGGCCCCCAACCTCAACGTGACCTTCAACAAGAAGAACCCGCCCGAGGGCAAGAGGAAACTGAGCCAGAACGAGACCGACGGCGCGGCCGTGGCGGGCAACCCGGGCTCGGATTACTTTCCAGGAGGGACTGCTCCTGGGGCTCCAGGGCCCGGAGGCCCGTCGGGGACCAGTAGCAGCGGCTCTAAAGCCTCTGGGCCGCCCAATCCGCCCGCCCAGGGGGATGGCACTAGCCTCTCCCCCAACTACACCCTGGAATCGACGTCGGGGAACGACGGCAAGCCGGTCCCCGGGGGCGGTGGCCGGGGACGGGGGCGCAGAAAAAGGGACAGTGGTCACGTGAGCCCCGGGACCTTCTTCGACAAGTACTCAGCGGCTTCGGCGCCGGACAGCGGGGGCGCGCCTGGTGTGAGCCCAGGGCAACAGCAGGCGCCGGGCGCAGCCGTCGGGGGAAACTCGGGAGAGGTGCGCGGGGCGCCTACGCCTCACGAGAAAGCGCTCACGTCGCCGTCGTGGGGGAAGGGGGCCGAGCTGCTCCTGGGGGACCAGCCAGACCTCATGGCGTCCCTGGACGGTGGGGCCAAGTCGGACAGTAGTTCCCCGCACGTGGGCGAGTTCGCCTCCGACGAGGTGAGCACGAGTTACGCCAACGAGGACGAGGTGTCTTCCAGCTCCGACAACCCCCCAGCCCTGGCCAAAGCGAGTAGGAGCCCTCTGGTGACAGGCTCGCCCAAACTCCCTCCCCGTGGGGTGGGCACCGGGGAACACGGACCGAAGGCACCCCCGCCCCCGCTTGGCCTGGGCATCTTGTCTACCTCTACCTCGACCCCTGACAGCTACGGCGGAGGGGGCACGGGCCATCCCGGCACGCCGGGCCTGGAGCAGGTTCGGACCCCGACGAGCAGCGGCGGTGCTCCGCCACCTGACGAGATCCACCCCCTGGAGATCCTCCAGGCACAGATCCAGCTGCAGAGGCAGCAGTTCAGCATCTCTGAGGACCAGCCCCTGGGGCTCAAGGGTGGCAAGAAGGGTGAGTGTGCCGTCGGGGCCTCGGGCGCGCAGAATGGCGACAGCGAGCTGGGCAGCTGCTGCTCCGAGGCGGTCAAGAGCGCCATGAGCACCATTGATCTGGACTCGCTGATGGCAGAGCACAGCGCCACCTGGTACATGCCGGCTGACAAGGCTTTGGTGGACGGCACAGAGGAGGACAAGACGCTGGCGCCCTGGGAGAAGGCCAAACCCCAGAATCCCAACAGCAAGGAAG